A genome region from Candidatus Poribacteria bacterium includes the following:
- a CDS encoding GIY-YIG nuclease family protein produces MLTQEMIADVPSDPGVYFFRGATGTILYIGKAKCLRKRVRSYLHKTKNRPSKIKRLIRWTTDVRYQICRSEQEALFLESRLIQEYQPSYNTALKYGRTSWYIRIDVGEAFPRLDRVSETQPEDGARYFGPLSSRRWTDEAIDVLQRIFPVRTCEGEITPIPGFRACFQYDLKRCDAPCAALITRENYGEMITDIVDLLDGEYEKVQVRLVSKRDSASEALQFERAAALQKQLQRIQKVFTFLDVHRR; encoded by the coding sequence ATGCTGACCCAAGAAATGATAGCCGACGTGCCATCGGATCCGGGTGTCTACTTTTTTCGTGGTGCGACGGGGACGATCCTCTATATCGGCAAGGCGAAATGTTTACGGAAACGGGTGCGCTCTTATCTCCACAAAACTAAGAACCGCCCAAGCAAAATCAAACGGCTTATCCGATGGACGACAGATGTCCGGTATCAAATTTGTCGTTCAGAACAGGAAGCCCTCTTCCTTGAATCGCGACTGATCCAAGAATATCAACCCTCCTATAACACCGCACTGAAATATGGAAGGACATCTTGGTACATTCGGATAGACGTTGGAGAGGCGTTTCCGCGCCTTGATCGTGTGTCCGAAACCCAACCAGAAGATGGTGCGAGATATTTTGGACCGTTGTCGAGTCGGCGCTGGACAGATGAGGCGATTGACGTTTTACAGCGGATATTTCCGGTTCGCACGTGCGAAGGTGAGATTACACCAATCCCGGGATTTCGCGCCTGTTTTCAGTATGACTTAAAACGGTGCGATGCGCCCTGTGCAGCACTCATTACGCGCGAAAACTATGGAGAGATGATTACAGATATCGTCGATTTGTTGGATGGAGAATATGAAAAAGTCCAGGTGCGTCTGGTTTCCAAACGGGATAGTGCGTCGGAGGCACTACAATTTGAGCGCGCTGCGGCGTTGCAGAAGCAGCTCCAACGGATCCAAAAAGTCTTTACGTTCTTAGATGTGCATCGGCGGTAA
- a CDS encoding cation transporter — protein MQDALSKVAGISEVVSVSMDTNTAVVKVPRGKVASEVLVKAVESVEGRNFSAVVIEEVTLSVTGMVCDACPSKVQDALSKVAGVSEVVSVSTDTNTAVVKITQGKVTTEALIKAIAAIEGGSFKAQVAH, from the coding sequence GTGCAGGATGCACTCAGTAAGGTTGCCGGTATCTCTGAAGTGGTAAGCGTTTCTATGGATACGAACACGGCTGTTGTGAAAGTGCCAAGAGGAAAGGTCGCATCAGAGGTGTTAGTCAAGGCTGTTGAGTCCGTTGAAGGGCGCAACTTTTCCGCTGTGGTCATTGAAGAAGTGACGCTTAGTGTCACTGGCATGGTGTGTGATGCGTGTCCGAGCAAGGTACAGGATGCACTCAGTAAGGTTGCTGGTGTCTCTGAAGTAGTAAGCGTTTCTACCGACACAAACACCGCTGTTGTGAAAATCACACAAGGGAAAGTGACAACAGAGGCGTTAATCAAGGCGATTGCAGCGATTGAAGGCGGGAGTTTTAAGGCGCAAGTCGCGCATTAG